The region GGGGCGGACGATCAGGTCGAACGTCGCGGTGCCGCGCGGGCCAGGGGCGGGGATGGCGTCGACCCAGCCATCGACGGCGACGTGGGTGGTGTCCATCAGCTGACCTCCGCCAGGGTCCCGGTGGGGCAACGGGTGCGGGTGGTGCGCTGCGCGAGGTCTAAGAGCTCGCAGTTGCGCTGCTGTTGGCCGGTGGTGATCGGCTCGGTCCAGGGCTCGTAGTGGCTGGACCACATGGGGCTGGCGGCCTGGACCGGGTCAGGGGTCGGCGGGCGAGCCTCGCTGTAGCGGGCGCGTTCGCGGTCGGCCTGGGCGACGACGCCGACCCAGTCGAGCCCGTGGCGCAGCTGGAGCCGCTGACGCAGACCGGTGCGCTGCCGGGCGGTGGTCGCCGCCCAGATGCCGGTGGGGGTCAGCTCGCGGTTGGCGAGCGCCCACTTGAGGCATCCGGCGGCGATGGGGCAGCCGCTGCAGGCCGTTTTGGCGCGCTCGATGCGGGCCAGGTCGTCCTTGCTGTTTTGGCCGTGCTCGTGGGCGAACCACTCCGGGTTCGTGCGGCACGCCAGCGGGGCGTCGGTGTGGGGAAAAGGGATCCGAAGGTCGGCCTCGATCGTGGCCGGGGCTTTGGCAGTTCGGCTCATGGGTGAGCCCTCCTCGCGGAGTGATGAATGCAGGGGAAGTTCAGGCGTGGTCGTCGTAGTCGCTTACGCGTTTGGGCTTCGCGTCGGAGGCGAACCTGCCGAGGCGCGCCTCGGTGGGGTTCGCGCTGATCCAGTCCTCAGCGCAGACCTTGTGCGCGGGCTCGCCGTAGTGGGAGCACATCGGCGTGGGGGCACCGCACAGCACGCACGGCAGGTCCTGCCAGCGGTCGAAATGCCGGGCATCCCGCCAGTCCTGGCCACCGGGAACCGGGATGAGGCCCGCCTCCCACAGCGGCGCCTTGCTGCGGCGGCGCCGGGCGGGCGCACTCATCCGACGGGCAGGTGGGTGCCGGGGCGGCCCGGGCGGCGCCCGTGGACCGTGGGCGTGTAGGCGTCGTGGCGCGTCGCCAGGTAGCCATGCGGCTGCTCGCCGGTCTTGACGCGGTACATGGCCATGTCCGCACCGCGCAGAAGACGGGAAGCTCCGGCCGCGTCGGGCAGGTCGACGGCGCGGGCCGTGCCGATGGACACCGCCGGGCGCAGGATGTGCCCGTTGTGGTCGACAGGCTGCTCCAGCTGCTCGCGCAGCGCCGCTGTCTCCCGGAGCGTTGCGGTGGGCGGAAGCAGGAGAACGGCGCCGAATTCGTCGCCCCCGAGGCGTGCGGCGAGCCCGCCGCGGGCGGCGGCCCATGTCCCGATCCGGTGGCCGATGGCGGCGATGAGGGCGTCGCCGGCCGCGTGCCCGAGGCTGTCGTTGACGGCCTTCAGGCCGTCGGCGTCGGCGACCAGGACGTGCAGCTGCTCGCGGTGAGTACGGGCGAGACGCTCGGTGCGGTGCGTGAGGGCGTCGCGGCCGGGCAGTCCGGTCAGCGGATCCTTGCGGGCGGCGTCCCGCTGGCGGCGCACGCGGACGTCGTCGGCGAGCAGCGCGGCCGGCGCGAGCGGCACGGTGGCCGCGATGATCAATGTGCGGGACCGCGGACGTAAGACTGTTGTGGCGGGCATGATGACTCCGGTTCTCGCCCCTCGGGGCGGGCATGAGAGAGGCGCACCCCGAGCTGTCCAGGCCGTGGGGGTGCGCCTCTTGCTTTGATCATTCGATTCCGCCCTGACCAGGCGGTCGGGCATGCTGGATAGTGCTTCCATCTCGTGACGGGGAATGGGAGCGCTCGGGGCGGTCAACGCGCCTTAACGGATGCTGCGGCCGTCCCCGGGGCCCTCTACCGTGGCTCTATTCACGGATCCCGGTTCTGGCACAGATCTTGGGGAGCCGTCGCGGAGGGTGACGATGTCGTTCGATTGAAAGGATTGTCACGAACCCCGGCTGCCTGACTCAAACGCTCACCTCGTAGCCTCCGCGCATGACTGATGATCCGTTCCAGTGCCGCTGCGTCCTCTGCCATGACTACGGTGACCGAAACGAAGCGGACCGCGTGGATCTGACGATCATCGAGAATGTGCAGCAGCACGGATGGCACGTCGTTATGGTTCCCGAGGACGAGATCGGTCCTGGATTCGCCTACACGATCGGCCTCTCGCACACTCACGGCGTACCTGACCTCGCCATGTTCGGACTCAATGTCCACGCCATGCACCGCATGCTCAACAGGCTCGGAGCGAAGTCCGCCGAGGGTGCTGTACTGGCTGACGGCCAGAGGCATCTTGACGTTGCCGTTGGCCACCAAGTCGCGCTCAGGCAGGTCGATCTCCGCTGG is a window of Streptomyces sp. NBC_00271 DNA encoding:
- a CDS encoding WhiB family transcriptional regulator, whose product is MSRTAKAPATIEADLRIPFPHTDAPLACRTNPEWFAHEHGQNSKDDLARIERAKTACSGCPIAAGCLKWALANRELTPTGIWAATTARQRTGLRQRLQLRHGLDWVGVVAQADRERARYSEARPPTPDPVQAASPMWSSHYEPWTEPITTGQQQRNCELLDLAQRTTRTRCPTGTLAEVS
- a CDS encoding DUF4262 domain-containing protein → MTDDPFQCRCVLCHDYGDRNEADRVDLTIIENVQQHGWHVVMVPEDEIGPGFAYTIGLSHTHGVPDLAMFGLNVHAMHRMLNRLGAKSAEGAVLADGQRHLDVAVGHQVALRQVDLRWYRTFFGQAIGFYRRPPFPVLQVAWPDVDDRFPWEEQADERHRESQPQLWLRPSEHPVGVWTTEL
- a CDS encoding GGDEF domain-containing protein, with product MPATTVLRPRSRTLIIAATVPLAPAALLADDVRVRRQRDAARKDPLTGLPGRDALTHRTERLARTHREQLHVLVADADGLKAVNDSLGHAAGDALIAAIGHRIGTWAAARGGLAARLGGDEFGAVLLLPPTATLRETAALREQLEQPVDHNGHILRPAVSIGTARAVDLPDAAGASRLLRGADMAMYRVKTGEQPHGYLATRHDAYTPTVHGRRPGRPGTHLPVG